The Melanotaenia boesemani isolate fMelBoe1 chromosome 12, fMelBoe1.pri, whole genome shotgun sequence genome contains the following window.
ttgaataaatgctAAAATGCTCAAATATTACTCTAAAAATAAGAGATTATAGGTCAGAAACTGTAATGGAATTTTgtgaatcagatttttttttcattatcctTAATTACCACAAGATAGCTTAGATTTGTCTGTGGCCCCTTTCCAAATTTAGAAGGTTTTACTTCACCTGATAAAATCTATTAGAAGGTGGAGTCACAGGAATTGTCCTAATTATTTTGCCAGTGATCCACAGATTCATGCCAACCTTCCTCTGAGTGTTCACAGGCCAAAATGGCTGGCAATGACTTAGGTAAAGAAATCAAGGTCTTGCACTTCAAATATGGGAGCAAAGGGAGTACGAGCATCATATCTTTCTTGTCTGATAGGCAAGTTGCCCCACAAATACAAGACTTATTCTCATAGTTATTATTAGGTCTATTCCACCCAGGTGTCAGGATGATAGAGTGATGTAAGACAGCTAAACTACAGGAATGTTACTGCAGCAGTTTAGATCAAACACATACAGCTGCCATGGGGTCTCATTTGTATCCATCTCACTGTGTTGAGGTCCTCTGCAGTTCTGCAGAATCAGACAAGTCTTTCTGAGACAAGGAAGGATTAAGAAATGTAGGGTGATTTTACTTAACACCAGAAGAGGAAGTGTTTCAGAAATAAGCACCGCTTGATACGTATGTTCCTCACAGAACAGGAATAGGAAGTATGAAGAAGACAGGAAAACAACAAATCCTCGTCTCAAAGCAACACAACTGTCGTCAGCGTGAACCACCAAGGTTTGCTCCATTTTTCTTCACGAGCAGGTGTTTTTAAAGCAGCCGCCTGCTGTTCTTCTGTGGAAAGTTGACTTTCTGAAGAACTTTTGGTGCAGAAGATGAGTGACTCACTGGAAAGGACAACAGATTGTCCCTTGCCATCTGTCAGCGATGAGCCCAGTCTGAATGAGGAAAAAGGGAACACACAAAGTTCACATGAGTTATGCTGGAAAGATGGAGGTCTACCGATGGAGCTGCAGAGAGGGATGGAGAGCCTGCGAGTGAACAGAGAACTGACCGATGTGACCCTCTGTGTTCAGGGACATGACTTTCCCTGCCACAGAGCCGTTCTCGCTGCTGCCAGTCAGTATTTCAGGTAAAAGCATTCTAACGTTGTGTAGCTAAGGTGTGATGAAATAGCTTGTTTTATTGACTTAATACATTTCTGCACAGGGCCATGTTTTGCAGTGGTCTCAAGGAGAGTCACGAGGAATGTGTGGAAATAAAAGGACTGGACAGCGGGACAATGAGCTCTCTCCTGGACTATACGTACACCAGCCGAGccctcctcacacacacaaatgttcaGAGAATACTTGAGGCAGCGAGTCAGTTTCAGGTAAAGCTGTTGTCAACCTTTAACTCTAAGCAACACcatttcataaatcccaaacttattaaatttcagaaatatttatttgtactGTAATTAAGAGaagtgttaatatttttttttcttattttggttGGATATTTGTGTGTCTTCTGTGTAAAGTCTTTTTGATCAAAGTTTACATAGAGCTTCTATTTTGGTTTAATTAACATGAGATTTTTAACTTGTTTCCATTCTTTGTGCCTCATTAAGTTTAAACTTCGCAGCAATTGTTAGTGGAGTTAATATTTATAACAGCAGAATAAATTGGTTGTTACGTCAGTTAGCACATATACTGCATGAAAGGAAGAATATCGTCCTGTATGATTCTATCCTAAAGAAACAAAGATGAGACTCCAAAAACACACTGACTCATAGTTCAGTGAAGTATGCCTGTGGTTCCCTAAATGGTCACAACTTGTCTTGTTTATCTTATCTGAGCTACTTGATGCTAATGTTCCTGCAAAAAGAGCGTCCAAAATGTTTCCTGGCCTTCTACCAAAATAGTGATAATTACTAAATTGGTCTCTGTAACAAAAAGAATTAAGtttccacatgaacaaaatTTCATCAGAGCATTAAGTCCGTTATACTGAATTAGCAGCAGCAAACGTTACAGCATAAAAAAGGTTTGATTTACCTTCAGAAAGACTTAATGTCTTGTAggaattgttattattattattatttatttattttttttagctttcacatcaggcagttttttttctgtttagggGAACAAACATCTCATTGAGTAAGAAATCAGCCGCTCAAAGAGGGAAGTGAAAGTTGGCCAGTTGTTTACAGTTTGGATCAGTTTTCCATAGGCTTAAATTAACTACACAGCTGTGCCACACAGCAAAGGAGGcaggtgtttgtgtttttgtgctttttttttttttttttttgcaaaatgaGGTTTGagattttaaagataaatttctGGAGCGTTCTGATTGGTCCTTCAACAGGATGTTTTAGAGACATGATTCACTATAACAAAGAATGGAGGTTAAAATTGTAACCAGATAAGATTTAGGATCCATGATACCCAGTAATAtccatatatatacatataatataaGGACTGAGgcaaaatgtaaaactgtcTTGTAATCTGATCAATTCACACCTAAAGTTTATTGTGGAATTGACGACAACATCCTCAGAGCAAATCCTCAGTTTGTTATTACCAAGCAGTTTATAAGACAGGTTACCTCTGAGCACATGCATGGATCATTTTCACATCAGATATGATAAATGCAGGTTTTAGGGCAACGTATGCTGTCACTGAGTCATTTggaaatgggggaaaaaagcaaataaGCTTATTTTACTTCCAAAAATCTTATTGCTTCAGGTCCCAAACGCCTAGTGCAGCACAGAGGTAAACATTACCCTCATCGTAACctttttaagtttattaaaatacaaaacctgCTAAATGAGCCTGTAGTTTTtacctaaaaaagaaaaaaaaagttttgtttgcttatgttttgttttgaatattGCATGAAGAATGTGTCGTAGTTCTTATAAAAAGTCATGTATTTGACTCTTTCACTGAACAGACCATGTGGCAGTAGATATGACTGAAGTGTATGTCGGATCCGTTGTGCGTCATTTCCTTTGTAAAAAGTTGTGgaaaatctttcattttagaCAGACTTCCATTACATCATATCGTTTTAAAGCTGATATTTCCTCTCTTGGGGCTGATGATAAGAACAGGAGACTTTCTGTATTCATGAATACTATCttagcagaaaaaaaggatATTTGTGTTTGGTTAATTATGTCTCCCCTTTGATAATACAAACTGGTGTTGTGTTATACATACTGTAGTTGGAAAGAGTGATTCAACCACCTTTACAACAAGGTTTGACTTGTTAGGACTGTGCTTCTGTGGAGTGAGCAACACTTCTACATGTGAGGGTAGCAACCCCCAAAAATGTGTCAAAACCCAGCTGCAATATTCTCTCGTTAGCTTTCACTcttatttaaaagttaaaaaggtcTTTCCATTCTTTCTACTCCTGAAATCTGGAGGTACTCTATAATGAGCCTTTCTCTGTGGGGGAGAGTTAGGCCCCCGATTCTGGAGATATGGGGTCGCCACTGGCTGCAGAGTTTAATTCCAAATGTCTATCAGTTAGGAACCAGTCATGCGTCTGTGATCGGCACACATCTGGGAGTACTTGAATCTTGAATCAAAACAAGAATGAACACCAACCGGAAAATTTTGCAGGGgattttgtgacatttttggGGGGCATTacccacatgtttagctgtgttacTCATGTCACAGAGACATGATCCTTATAAGTTATACCTTAAtataaaggtgactaatcaggctttccagtaATGTACAATACAACACCAGCCGGTATTATTAATGGGGACAATGAACaatcaaacacaaatttctgtttttttatgctaaGTTTATAAAGCTTAAAAGATGAGCTAAGGATGTTTTTCAGGTGAAGAACTTGATAGGTTCAATGACTCAAATATTTGCATTCTCTCTAAAGGTTTCTTACTTTAGGGGTAGGCGCATATGAGCTGTCTTGCTTCAGACAAACGTCTTTGGAGACAGAGTTgtacatttacttaaaaaaatatcttttattaaacatacaAAATGTTGTTTCAAAAGTGATATTAATTCATATGCacaacttgttttgtttgttttttcttagttCCTGCGTGTGGTAGATGCATGTGCTGACTTTCTGAGCAAATCTATGCATTTAGAGAGCTGCATTGGGATCCTGAACCTGGCTGACAATCACGCCCTGCCAGCTCTGAGGTCCAGAGCTCAGGACTACATCACCTCTCAGTTCTCTCAGGTGGTTCAGCTGCAGGACTTCCTGGAGCTGCCAGCAGAGTCTCTAGAAGCCATTTTACAAAAGGACGACCTCGATGTTAAGTTTGAGGAGTGTGTTTTTGAAGCACTAATGCGCTGGGTGAGAGCCCGGCAGGAGGAACGCCACCCATTACTGGCCAGGTTGCTTTCACACGTGAGACTACCTTTGTTAGAACCGGCATACTTTGTGGAAAAGGTGGAATCAGATGAGCTCATTCGTCGCTGCAGTGAGGCTTTCCCTTTGTTGCAAGAGACCCGCACTTATCACCTTTCTGGTAGGGAGGTCAGTATGCAGGAAATATCTGCTTACAATCATAAATCTTCATTATTAACTTGTGTTTTAGTGTCGTTATTGttgattaaaaacacacatctccACTGACTTGCTTTTCTAGGTGGTCTCAGAGCGAACCAAACCACGTCTGCAGCAATTTCTATCAGAGGTCTTCCTGATCATTGGAGGCTGCACTAAAGATGAGCGCTTTATTTCTACTGTTACCTGCTTGGACCCTCTCAGACGCAGTCGGCTGGAGGTCGCCAGACTGCCAATGACGGAGCTGGAGGAcgagacacaaaacagaaaatgggtGGAGTTTGCTTGTATCACCTTCCAAAATGAAGTGTACATATCTGGTAAGAGAATAAATTCATGCCTTTACAAAGAGGTTTCTAACATGTGAACTTGACCTTTAACAGTGCAGATGAAAGTGAAAATAGTTCTGAAGATTATGCCAGGTTACAGTTTCTATATGTTCTACCAATGAAAATTCATTCTTATTGCATTAAGATTATGAAGACACCATTATGTCTTGGGTTGTTATTCATATTTATGGGCTTTACTGGCACTCAAATGTCAtgtttaaattgttaaattaaGAAAAGCAGAGCGAAACAACAGGAGGATGTCACATTGTCTGTACTAACAGTTACTGTGGTTTTAGGTGTTTTCCATGTCAGGAACTGACGCTTTCAGCTCTAGTTGCTCTAACTACTCAGGACTACACACACTGCAGAAGTTGAGACTTGGTCATGGGATTTTACATCCTTGATCACAATGATAGCTCTGTGCCCCTGAGCAGACCAGTACAGTCATTATTAAACACTGTGACACATCAGCATTAATGGCTTAGAACTCATTTGTACAGAAggtgacttttttattttctttttgttatacAATCATGTTGCTCTAGGAGGTAAAGAGACACAGCATGACGTTTGGAAATATAATGGTGCCCTGGACAAGTGGATCCAAATTGAGCCCCTGTCAACTGGGCGGTGGAGACACAAGATGGCGGTTCATGGAGGGAAGGTGTACGTGCTGGGTGGATTTGATGGAGTCCAGAGACTCGCTAGCGTAGAGGCCTACGATCCCTTTCACAATCGCTGGACACAAGTAATTCTATGATCAAAAATATTCCTCCAGCAggccatattttttattaaatgtaaatttttgtTTGTGAGAGAAGAAATATTTCTGAATCATTTTCTCACATGCATCCTTCATTTCATCCGTTACTGCAGGTGACACCTCTTGCAATAGGTGTGAGTTCCTTTGCTGGAGCAAGCTTTGACAAATGGATTTATGTGATTGGTGGTGGACCTAATGGCAAACTTGCCACTGATAAAGTTCAGTGCTGGCAACCAGGGACAGACAGCTGGGAACTACGGGCACCCATTCCCATTGAAACTAAATGCACGAACGCTGTTACCTTCAAGAACTGCATTTATGTAGTAGGTAAGTTGGATGAGGTGAAAAGTCtccaaaaaacaataaattaatattgatttaaactctaaaataaaaaaaaaaaatacttcaaagACAGCATATCTAGTGGTGAAATTAAggaaatctgttgttttttttaaaatataaattatatgtCAGAAATTCACGTTAAATAAGCTGTAATAGGCAAAAACATTCTGGGAAATGTGTCTAATTCTAACAAACTAATGCCTGATGTCACAAATTTGCATAAAAACCACGTCTggcctttgtttttttatttttaatttttatttttattttaattaatttgtttgcttCTATTCACtctaatttatgtatttatttaataataataactaacCGCAGGACAGTAACAGGACTCTGGTAAAAATATGAAGGTGGTTGTTTCACTGCTTTGTGAAAGACTGTGTGGGTAAATAGTTAATCAATTTAAGGATAATATTTTtcaatatatattaaataaataataaataatattaattactATTCCATATTTAACTATTATTATACCATAAAAATCTGTGTATGCAAGGAGtgaagcacaaaaacaaaaaataaatggtgCTGTTCATCAGACCTCTCATTTGGTTCCACAGCAGGATGGAACAGAACCTGATTACGTTTGTTGTTGCATCTACAAATACCAGTTACTA
Protein-coding sequences here:
- the klhl6 gene encoding kelch-like protein 6; the encoded protein is MSDSLERTTDCPLPSVSDEPSLNEEKGNTQSSHELCWKDGGLPMELQRGMESLRVNRELTDVTLCVQGHDFPCHRAVLAAASQYFRAMFCSGLKESHEECVEIKGLDSGTMSSLLDYTYTSRALLTHTNVQRILEAASQFQFLRVVDACADFLSKSMHLESCIGILNLADNHALPALRSRAQDYITSQFSQVVQLQDFLELPAESLEAILQKDDLDVKFEECVFEALMRWVRARQEERHPLLARLLSHVRLPLLEPAYFVEKVESDELIRRCSEAFPLLQETRTYHLSGREVVSERTKPRLQQFLSEVFLIIGGCTKDERFISTVTCLDPLRRSRLEVARLPMTELEDETQNRKWVEFACITFQNEVYISGGKETQHDVWKYNGALDKWIQIEPLSTGRWRHKMAVHGGKVYVLGGFDGVQRLASVEAYDPFHNRWTQVTPLAIGVSSFAGASFDKWIYVIGGGPNGKLATDKVQCWQPGTDSWELRAPIPIETKCTNAVTFKNCIYVVGGAMHAMYCYSPLSDSWSLVTRLGERASCAIAACNNKLFITGGRDNKNQVISTVMCWDVDRGVLTEECVLPMGVSHHGSVTLMKSYTHIHRITPPPECH